The window tttcccttcactttcatttcgtttcataTATGATCGGATTGTcgtaattttcattttgaaagcaaaaaaaaaacaactgaaGGGAGTTAGTTTGGATGCTTGGTTTagtttcggttttttttgtttgaagaaAGTGATGTATGGCTTGTTTGCTAAGAGAAGAAAAGAGAAAGTTTAGTGAGTTTTGTTTTCAGTTCGTTGATCGCAGTATGattggataaaaaattttgaagaatttttgtttgatttagtTTTGTAATACAAAACgacaataaaatgaatggatgaataatCGGTGgtctaaaaaaaagaaaaaaaaacttgaggATACATAAATTATCGGTTGATATATATGTCATTCagttaataaataaatcatatttagtcagaatcagaatcaataGATGGCGTTATGATTTACCTTCAACTCCATTTCTGAACGtgagaaattattttttcgaataaaatgaaattgaccAAATCTGATTTTATGTAAAGGATTAATAAACTTGGCAGTTTATCTTCAGGGAAAAAATCCACCATTCAgcttattaattaattaatgtttAAACGCTATATgttataaattaaaaaaaaattctagaagattcaagaaaataaaaagcatgggaaaagaaattttccgAAAACATTTCAAGCAAGATGCTAGCTCATTGAGGCTGCgtaaattgattttcgaaGAAATGACCTATCTGTTATTCATATAATCGTTGTTgctcatcatttcatcacaAGATTTAGTTGCGTATTTTTTCGAAGctgatattttgatttttttcctagaAATTCTTGCgatataatttgaaaaaataacaatggcTCGACGTGGACGttcatcactatcatcatcaccaacacgATCATCGTTTGGTCCAGCTCGGCCCAGTCAACCACGAATGGCCGCATCAAGACCAATGTCACCTCCTGCTCCATCACAATCACTTCCAATGCGGCAACAATCTGCCGCTGTAGCACCTGCTCAAGCACCATCACAAGGCCCAGGACTTCTTGGACAAATGGCCGCAACTGCTGGTGGTGTAGCTATTGGATCGGCAGTTGGACATACCATTGGTCATGCAATTACTGGATCGGGAGGTGGACAAAGTGCCGAAACACAGGCACCAGCACAAGTTCCAGCTCAATCACAATATGGATctgaacagcaacaacaacaacaacaatcaccatgtcaatttgaattgaaacaatttttagaTTGTACACAAAATTATGATCTTACCCTTTGTGAAGGTTTCAATGAAGCTTTGAAACAATGTCGTTTGCAATATCCATCAGCACgcatatgattattattagctt of the Dermatophagoides farinae isolate YC_2012a chromosome 1, ASM2471394v1, whole genome shotgun sequence genome contains:
- the LOC124493084 gene encoding uncharacterized protein LOC124493084 → MARRGRSSLSSSPTRSSFGPARPSQPRMAASRPMSPPAPSQSLPMRQQSAAVAPAQAPSQGPGLLGQMAATAGGVAIGSAVGHTIGHAITGSGGGQSAETQAPAQVPAQSQYGSEQQQQQQQSPCQFELKQFLDCTQNYDLTLCEGFNEALKQCRLQYPSARI